The following proteins are encoded in a genomic region of Arachis ipaensis cultivar K30076 chromosome B02, Araip1.1, whole genome shotgun sequence:
- the LOC107627286 gene encoding TBC1 domain family member 5 homolog A-like translates to MKTAEKVQNLIDTVTNNQYFYGHQRQCQPAQQKGVLELEGVDTILAQNKVIHQQIQQQIEMMAKRIDGLQIASVGTTNQSSVGWGQNEEIYKEQQPEQVNYMHNQGAQNEFHGDTYNPSWRNHPNLRWGDNQNQNSWQRNSNQNNSRNTNHQNHQQTNQNPYRKPQNNYPNSNFYPPHNSSTNQNNFQQPHSPHTQPQPPEESQRISNLEMMMEKMMKHQELANKNHETSLRNLERQIGQLSKQPKKLTNTFASDSIPNPKEECKAIQLRSRRTLKDDKVGSKKEVAIEEKDYEELKKKDEEPQSSKKEKQVTEEHSQEQRKEMKPYSPPLQYPQRLQRELKDQQFLKFLEVFKKLEINIPLAKALEANAPVC, encoded by the coding sequence ATGAAGACAGCTGAGAAAGTCCAAAATCTCATAGACACTGTGACCAATAACCAATACTTCTATGGTCatcaaaggcaatgccaaccagCTCAACAGAAGGGTGTGTTGGAGCTGGAAGGTGTGGATACTATCTTGGCACAAAATAAAGTTATACACCAACAAATCCAGCAACAAATAGAGATgatggctaagaggattgatgGCCTTCAAATAGCATCAGTGGGCACTACAAATCAATCATCAGTTGGATGGGGGCAGAATGAAGAAATCTATAAAGAGCAGCAGCCAGAACAAGTTaactatatgcacaaccaaggtgcACAGAACGAATTTCATGGAGACACTTACAACCCCTCTTGGAGGAACCATCCCAATCTAAGGTGGGGAGACAACCAGAACCAAAACTCTTGGCAAAGAAACTCCAACCAAAACAACTCCCGCAACACAAACCACCAGAACcatcagcaaactaaccaaaatccatatagaaaaccacaaaacaattaCCCCAATTCTAACTTCTATCCACCCCATAACTCATCAACTAACCAAAATAATTTCCAACAACCACATTCACCTCACACTCAGCCACAACCACCCGAAGAATCCCAAAGAATCTCCaatttggagatgatgatggagaagatgatgaagcATCAAGAGTTAGCTAATAAGAACCACGAAACTTCACTAAGAAACCTAGAAAGACAAATAGGCCAACTGTCTAAACAGCCTAAAAAACTAACCAACACTTTCGCAAGTGATTCCATTCCAAAccccaaagaagaatgcaaagcaattCAACTCAGGAGTAGAAGAACATTGAAGGATGACAAGGTTGGCAGTAAGAAGGAAGTGGCAATTGAAGAGAAGGACTACGAAGAGCTCAAGAAGAAGGATGAAGAACCACAATCTTCAAAGAAGGAAAAGCAAGTTACGGAGGAGCATTCGCAAGAACAGAGGAAGGAAATGAAGCCTTACAGTCCTCCTCTGCAATACCCTCAAAGATTGCAAAGAGAGCTTAAGGATCAACAATTTCTCAAGTTCCTAGAGGTTTTCAAGAAACTGGAAATTAACATACCACTTGCTAAAGCATTGGaagcaaatgcccctgtatgctAA